ACCTGGCCCGCGCGCTGGCCGAGGCCGGGGCGGAGGTGACCGCCGAGCCCGGCGGCGGCCTGTCGGTGCGCGGGATGGAGGCCCCGGCGATCGGCGACCTGGCCGCACGCCACGGGATCCCCCTGCACGAGGCGACCCCGCGCGGCGCGTCGCTGGAGGAGGCGTACCTCCGCCTGATCGAGGACGCGGCCGAGCACCGCGCCGCCACCGGGACGGGGGCCTCGCGATGACCGGCACGGACACCGCCCCCTCCGCCATGCGGGAGATGGGCGACGCGGCCGGCGCGGAGTGGGTGAAGCTGCGGTCGGTGCGCTCGACCTATTACGTGCTCGGCGTGGCCCTGCTGATCGTGGCGCTCACGGCCCTGCTGAGCCTGCAGGCGGTGAGCGCGTGGGACGCCGCGTCACCGGAGCTCCGCGCCCGGTGGCGCGGCATCACGGCCGAGGAGTACTTCCTGCCGTTCGTCCAGCTGGTGATCGGCGTGCTCGGGGTGCTCACGATCACCTCGGAGTACGCCTCGGGCATGGTCGGCGCCGCCCTGCTCGCGGTCCCGCGGCGCGGGCGGCTGCTCGCGGCCAAGGCGGTGGTGCTCGCGGCGGTGTCGTTCGCCGCCGGTGTGGTCGTGCTGTCCGGCGTCGCCGCGGCCGCCGGATGGGTCCGGGGCGACCGGCCGATTCCCGGCTTCGAGGCGTCGTTCACGCAGCAGGTTCCCCTGCTCGTGTGCATGGGCCTGTCGGTGACGGTGGTGGCGCTGGTGGCGTTCGGCCTGGCCACGCTGACGCGCTCGACGGCGGGCGCCGTCGTCGCCGTGGCCGGCCTGACGTTCGTGCTCCCGACGCTCGCGCTGGGGTTCCTGCCCGAGCCGTGGAACGTCCGGCTGGCCAGGATCCTGCCCGCGAACCTGCCGGACCAGCTCGCCGGCGTGGCTCCGGACCCCGACATCCCGCAGGGGCCGTTCGCGCGCAGCGGCGGCCTGCCACCGCTCGCCGCGCTGGCCGTGGCGGTGGCCTACGTCGTCGTGACGCTGGGGGCGGCGGCGGTCGCCTTCTCCCGCAGGGATCCCTGAACCCACGCCGCCCGGAGCGCCCGTCCTACGGCTTGCGGCCCACCGCGGCGTACATGTTGGTGGCCGTGTCCGGGAGAGGCTCGTCCCCCGGGGCCGGGTGCCAGCGGGGCATCGGGACGACGCCGGGGTCGAGCAGTTCCAGGCCGGTGAACAGGCGCTCCACCTCGGCGCGGCCGCGCAGGTACATCGGGATGCCGCGGCCGGTGTACTCGCGGGCCAGGCGCTCCGACTCCGGGGCGAGGTCGCCGGTGGGGATGGTGATGGCGAGGTGGCTGCCCGAGGCGAGCGGCCGCAGGAGCGCCTCCACCACCTGCCGGGCGTGCTCCACGAACTGGAGCGTCGCTATCACGGTCAGCGCGACCGGCCGGGAGAGATCGATCACCTGGTGGAGTGTGGCGTCCGCGAGGAGCGTCTCGGGGGCGCGCATGTCGGCCTGGATGTAGGCGATGCGCCCCTCGGGCGTGCCGGTCAGCAGGGCGCGCGCGTGCGTCAGCACGATGGGGTCGTTGTCGACGTAGACGATGCGCGCGTCGGGCGCGGTCTCCTGGACCACCTCGTGCAGGTTCGGCGACGAGGGGATGCCGGTGCCGACGTCGATGAACTGCCGCATGCCCAGGCCGGTGAGGTGGCGGGCCATCCGGTGCATGCAGGCGCGGTTGGCCAGCATCGAGGTGCGCAGTCCCGGCCAGCCGGCCAGCACCGTGGCCGCGGTCTCCCGGTCGGCGGCGAAGTTGTCCTTGCCGCCCATGATGTAGTCGTAGACCCGCGCCGAGTGCGGCCGGTCGGTCTGCAGGTCGACCGGGGCGTTCCGGTCCTGGGGGGCGTCCGACATCTCTGGTCACTGCCTTCCGTTCGCTCCCGCCGTACGGTCACGGCCGCGCACTCAAGATCAACCTTAGTGTGCGGAACCATCCACATACCGCCGGTTCCCTCATATCGTGCCTGTGCCGCACCGCCTGGGGAACCAGGTGACCCGGATGGTCCGCCGGGCGGGGCCGGCGGGGCCGGAATCAGGGGCCCCTATGGGGCCCCGGAAAGGCGATCACGCCCCTGACCGGCCATGTCTTCCCCCAGCACGGGTGAATGTTGTCTATTGTTTCGACGTGCCGATGAAAAATCAGGACTCTCTCAACGACCCTCACGCGGCCGTGCCGCGACCCCGCCCCGACCAGGCCACGGTCGTCGTCGCCCCACCGCACGACACGCCCGGTTCCTGGGCGGGCGCGCCGAGCGCCGTCCTCAGCGACGGGGTGATCTACCTGGCCTACCGCCTCCGCCGGCCTATCGGCGAGGGGCGCGGCTACGCCGTCGTGGTCGCCCGCTCCGCCGACGGTGAGCGCTTCGAGACGATCTACACGCTTCAGCGTGAGGAGGTGGACACCGAGTCCCTGGAGCGCCCCGCGCTGGTCCGCACCCCCGAGGGACTGTGGCGGCTCTACATCAGCTGCGCCACCTACGACTCCAAGCACTGGCGGGTGGAGTTGCTCGAAGCGACCGACCCGTCCCGGTTCGACCCGGCCGCCCGGCAGGTCGTCCTGCCAGGGGACCCCAAGACCGGGGTGAAGGACCCGGTGATCGTGCGTCACGACGGCGTGTGGCACCTGTGGGCCTCCTGCCACCCGCTCGCCGACCCCGGCGAGGAGGACCAGATGGTCAGCGACTACGCCACCAGCGAGGACGGCGTGGTCTGGACCTGGCACGGCACCGCGCTCAGCGGCCGTCCCGGCTGCTGGGACTCCCGCGGCGCCCGGGTCACCACGGTGGTCAGGCACGAGGGCGCGCTCGTCGCCGCCTATGACGGCCGCGCCACCGCGGGGGAGAACTACGAGGAGCGCACGGGCCTCGCCACGGGCTCCGACCACGCGACGCTGACCCCGGTCGGTGAGGAGCCGTTCGCCGTCTCGCCGTACGGCGGGCTGCGCTACCTCGACATCGTCGAGCTCCCCGACGGCCGCAAGCGCCTGTACTACGAGTACACCCGGCAGGACGGCGCCCACGAACTGCGCACCGAACTGCGCTGACCCGGCGAGCCCCTAGGGCGAACCCCGGCATCGGGACGGGCGAGGGGTCCCCTGCCGGGGATTCGCCAACGAACCGGAGCTATCACTCCGTATGATGGGCGGAGGCCGCCCGCCCCGTGGGTGGCCGCGCCCATCGCAGAGACGCACGGGAGCCGCTCATGGAGCACGTCGGGACCACCGAGTCCGCCGGGTTGCCGGCGGGCGGCGCGGGGGGAGTCGTCGGCCGGTATTTCGCCATGTGGAACACCGGTGACTGCGCCGCGGCGGAGGAGATCGTCGCGCCGGGCTGGGGCGACCACGCCCATCCCGAGGTGCGCGGCCCGGAGGGGGTGCGCGAGGCGGTGGCACGGGTCCGCGCGGCCCGTCCCGGCCTGCGCTTCGCCATCGAGGCGTATCTGGGCGACGGCGAACTGGTGGCGGCCGTGGGCACGGCGGCGGCCGGCGCGAGCGACGCGGGCACGCCGCTGATCTGGCTGGTCCGTCTCGAGGGCGGCCGGATGGCCGAGATGTGGACCTACGCCGGCGCCGCGGGTCAGGTGATGCCGGCGGGCCTCCGGGTCAGGGGAGGCGCGGGCGGCCGTTGCGGGCCTGGCGCTGGCCCGGTGGGCGGTCGCCCATGAGGCCGCCCGAGCGTTCGCGGGGGCGCAGCCAGTCGCCGAAGTCCTCGCCCGTGACCTCCTGGAGCAGGGCGATGTCCTCCTCGAAGCGCGGGATGAGGGCCTGGCGCTGCTCCCAGCTCAGCGGGCGGCGCGGCCTGCCGTTGTCCTGGAGCGCGCCTTCCAGCGACTCGGTGAGGCGGCCCGCGAGCGGGCCGGGCAGGTGGCGCCCGACGGCGGCCCCGGCGCGGATCACGCGGGACAGCGCCTGGTGGCGCAGCGTCCGCTCGGGATGGGCGGTGACGTTCTCGCGCGGCACCTCGGAGATGACGCCCCGTTCCACGCCGAGGAACCCGCAGATGCGGTCGAGGGTCTTCAGCGGCTCGTCGACGAGGTCGCGGTAGCGGAACACCAGCACGTTGTCCCGTGGGAACAGCCCGTACAGGTGGCGAAGCTGCTCGCCGTACCTGCCGAGCGCGACGTAGTGCCAGAAGGCCGACCACCCCGCCGCGATCCTGCGTTCCTCCTCGGCGCAGGCGCGCACCACGTCGCCCACGGGTTCGAGCCCGGCCGACCACAGGTGCGTCCAGTTGGAGTGCGCCCGCTCGACCGGGTCGCGCAGGACGACGATGAGCCTGGCGTCCGGGATCGCCGCGCGGATGCGGAGCTGCGCCCCCCGGTCGTACAGGTAGAACGGCGTGGACTCGCCCTTGAGCGTGCCCGGGGGCGCGGCGTCGAACAGCGCCTCGTAGTCGTCGCGGCGCCATACGTGCTCGCGGAAGGTCTGCGCGTCTCCCGGACCGCCGCGTGTGGGCGGCGGTCCGTCGGTGAGGAAGTGCTTGGGCTCCTTGACGGCGGACAGGAAGAGCGCCGGGTGTCGGGCGAGCGCCGCGTGCAAGGCCGTGGTGGCGGCCTTGGGGGCTCCGATCACCAGGAAGTCCGGTAGAGCCATCCGATCCCCTCGGTGAAGACGGCAATATGGATCATTATACCCACTTAATACATAGGAAAAGGGGATATTGCCGGAGCATGGCGATCACTTGGCCGGAAGTGGCCGCATCAGGAGGGATTTCGTTCTTCCCGGGAGGAACGCGACACTCCCCGGGCGGATGGCACGGGCGCGGGGTGGGATGTCCTCAGGTGAGCGTGGCGCCGACGAGATGGCCGATGCCGAAGGTGACGGCGGCGGCGGCCGCGCCCAGCAGGAGCTGCCTGGCGCCGCTCGCCAGGGGAGAGCGCGAGGTCAGCCGTCCCACCACGGCGCCCGTGCCGGCCAGCCCGAGGGCGGTCAGCACGATGGCGGCGACCACCGAGGTGAAGCCGAACAGGAAGGGGAGGACGGGGACGAGCGCGCCGATCGAGAACGCCACGAACGACGACCCGGCCGCCAGCCACGGCGAGGGCAGGTCGTCGGGGTCCACCCCGAGCTCCTCGCGGGCGTGCACCCGCCAGGCGACGTCGTCGCGGCTGTGGAGCTGCCGCGCCACCTCCCGGGCCAGCTCGGGCGTGAGGCCGCGCGACTCGTAGAGGGCCGCCAGCTCGTCCTCCTCCGCCTGCGGGTTCCTGGCGATCTCGAGGCGCTCGACGGCGATCTCGGCGAGCGTCATCTCCGACTGGGAGCGCACCGAGGTGTACTCGCCGGTGGCCATCGAGAACGCCCCGGCGGCCAGCCCGGCGAGCCCGGCCACGGTCACGGTCTTGGCACCGGCGCCGCCGCCCACCACGCCGGCGATCAGCGAGGCGTTGGACACGAGCCCGTCCATCACGCCGAACACGGCGGGGCGCAACCAGCCCCCGGTCACGTCCCTGTGGCGGTGGTGGATCTCAGCCCTTGTCATACCAGAACTGTACAAATGCCAAGCGCTGCCGGGTGAACGGGCGTGTCATTCGTCGGCGGCGTCCTCCGGGGTGCGCCGGGCCAGCGCCGCCAGGACGGCCAGGGCCTCGGACAGGACCTCCACGGGCGGGGAGGCGAGGCCGAGGCGCACGGCCGAGGGCGCGCTGCGGGCGCTGACGGCGAAGGACGCGGCCGGCGTGACCGCGATGCCCCGGCGCGCCGCCGCCGCGACGAAGGTCTCGGCGCGCCACGGCGGGGGCAGCTCCCACCAGGAGAAGTAGGCGTGTGGATCGGTCCGGACGGCGAACCCGGCCAGGTGGCGCGCGGCCACCCGCTGGCGCAGCGCGGCGTCGCGGCGCTTGGCCCGCTCGACCTCGGCCACGGCGCCGTCCGCGATCCAGCGGGCCGCGGCCGACAGGGCGAAGCCGGTGGCCGTCCAGGCCCCCGACCGCAGCGCGGCGGCGACGGGCGCCGACAGCTCGGCGGGGGGCAGCGCGAACCCGGCCGTCAGGCCGGGGGCCAGCCGCTTGGACAGGCTGTCGGCGAGAACGGTGCGCTCGGGGGCGAGCGCGGCGAGCGGCGGCTCGCCGTCCTCGCGGAGGAAGGCCCAGATCGCGTCCTCGACGGCGTACAGCCCGAGGGCGCGCAGCGTGGCGGCCAGGTCCGCGCGCCGCGCGGGCGGCATGGTGAGGCCGAGCGGGTTGTGCAGGGTGGTCTGCAGGTAGACCGCGCGCAGCGGGGCCCGGCGGTGCGCGGCGGCCAGCGCGTCCGGGCGCATCCCGGCCTCGTCGGCGGCGACGGGGACGAGCGTGACGCCGAGCCGTCCGGCGATGGCCTTGATCATGGGGTAGGTGAGGGCGTCGACGCCGAGCCGTCCTCCGGCGGGGATCAGCGCCGCGACCGCGCCCGCCACCGCCTGCCTGCCGTTCCCGGCGAACAGCACCCGCGCCGGGTCGGGCTCCCAGCCGCCCCTGGCGATCAGCCGGGCCGTCGCCTCGCGCGCCTCGGGCGTGCCGGACGGCCCGGCCGGGAGCAGGGCGGAGGCCAGCACGTCGGGCCGCAGGAGGCCGCCGAGCGCCCCGGCGAGCAGGGCGGCCTGCCCTTCGACGACCGGGTAGTTGAGCTCCAGGTCGACACGCGCGGCGCCGGGCTCGACCAGGGACGGTCCCGGGGACCGCTCCCCGGCCCTGACGAACGTGCCCCGGCCCACCTCTCCGGTGACCAGCCCGCGGCGGCCGAGCTCCCGGTACACGCGGGCGGCGGTGGAGCCCGCGATGCCCCGGCGGCGGGCGAACGCGCGCTGGGGCGGCAGGCGGTCGCCGGGACGCAGCCGCCCGGCGGCGATGTCGGCGGCCAGGGCGTCCGCGATGCTCCGATAGTCCTCCACCACGCCTCGTCTCATTCGACGGCAAAGCCAGCTATTGCACCGAGCGCAAAGATAGCATTGCACCGAGGTCGGCGCCCCTTCTAGCATCGCTCTCAGCGCGGCACACGACCGCGCGGGACGGGGGATCCGGTGAAGGTCAGGACGGGGCGCGCGGTCGTGAACGGCGTCACGATCGCCTACGACGACGCGGGCGCCGGCGAGCCCCTGGTACTCGTGCACGGGCACCCTTTCGACCGCTCGATGTGGGCGCCGCAGATCGCCGCGCTCGCCGGTCCCGCCCGGCGCGTCGTCGTGCCCGACCTGCGCGGCTACGGGGAGAGCGGGGTCGTCCCCGGCACGACGCCACTCGGCGCGTTCGCGCGCGACATCGCCGCCCTGCTCGACCACCTCGGGCTGGACCGGGCCGTGATCGGCGGCCTGTCGATGGGCGGCCAGATCGTCATGGAGTTCTACCGCCTCTTCCCCGAGCGGGTGCGCGGGCTGCTGCTCGCCGACACCTTCGCCGGGGCCGACACGGCCGAGGGCCGGCGGGCCCGGCGGGGCCAGGCCGAGCGCCTGCTGCGCGAGGGCATGGGCCCCTATGCCGAGGAGGTGCTGACCAAGATGATCGCCCCCTACAACGTCGCGGCCCGGCCCGAGGTCGCCGCGCACGTGCTCGGCATGATGCGCGCCGCCCCGCCCGCGGGGGCCGCGGCGGCGCTGCGCGGCCGGGCCGAGCGCCCTTGCTACGGGGACCTGCTGGGCACGGTCACGGTGCCGACGCTGGTCGTGGTCGGCCGGGACGACGAGTTCACCCCCGTGTC
The Sphaerisporangium krabiense genome window above contains:
- a CDS encoding aminotransferase-like domain-containing protein; its protein translation is MVEDYRSIADALAADIAAGRLRPGDRLPPQRAFARRRGIAGSTAARVYRELGRRGLVTGEVGRGTFVRAGERSPGPSLVEPGAARVDLELNYPVVEGQAALLAGALGGLLRPDVLASALLPAGPSGTPEAREATARLIARGGWEPDPARVLFAGNGRQAVAGAVAALIPAGGRLGVDALTYPMIKAIAGRLGVTLVPVAADEAGMRPDALAAAHRRAPLRAVYLQTTLHNPLGLTMPPARRADLAATLRALGLYAVEDAIWAFLREDGEPPLAALAPERTVLADSLSKRLAPGLTAGFALPPAELSAPVAAALRSGAWTATGFALSAAARWIADGAVAEVERAKRRDAALRQRVAARHLAGFAVRTDPHAYFSWWELPPPWRAETFVAAAARRGIAVTPAASFAVSARSAPSAVRLGLASPPVEVLSEALAVLAALARRTPEDAADE
- a CDS encoding nuclear transport factor 2 family protein; this translates as MEHVGTTESAGLPAGGAGGVVGRYFAMWNTGDCAAAEEIVAPGWGDHAHPEVRGPEGVREAVARVRAARPGLRFAIEAYLGDGELVAAVGTAAAGASDAGTPLIWLVRLEGGRMAEMWTYAGAAGQVMPAGLRVRGGAGGRCGPGAGPVGGRP
- a CDS encoding SAM-dependent methyltransferase, with translation MSDAPQDRNAPVDLQTDRPHSARVYDYIMGGKDNFAADRETAATVLAGWPGLRTSMLANRACMHRMARHLTGLGMRQFIDVGTGIPSSPNLHEVVQETAPDARIVYVDNDPIVLTHARALLTGTPEGRIAYIQADMRAPETLLADATLHQVIDLSRPVALTVIATLQFVEHARQVVEALLRPLASGSHLAITIPTGDLAPESERLAREYTGRGIPMYLRGRAEVERLFTGLELLDPGVVPMPRWHPAPGDEPLPDTATNMYAAVGRKP
- a CDS encoding sulfotransferase family protein, whose translation is MALPDFLVIGAPKAATTALHAALARHPALFLSAVKEPKHFLTDGPPPTRGGPGDAQTFREHVWRRDDYEALFDAAPPGTLKGESTPFYLYDRGAQLRIRAAIPDARLIVVLRDPVERAHSNWTHLWSAGLEPVGDVVRACAEEERRIAAGWSAFWHYVALGRYGEQLRHLYGLFPRDNVLVFRYRDLVDEPLKTLDRICGFLGVERGVISEVPRENVTAHPERTLRHQALSRVIRAGAAVGRHLPGPLAGRLTESLEGALQDNGRPRRPLSWEQRQALIPRFEEDIALLQEVTGEDFGDWLRPRERSGGLMGDRPPGQRQARNGRPRLP
- a CDS encoding ABC transporter permease, which codes for MTGTDTAPSAMREMGDAAGAEWVKLRSVRSTYYVLGVALLIVALTALLSLQAVSAWDAASPELRARWRGITAEEYFLPFVQLVIGVLGVLTITSEYASGMVGAALLAVPRRGRLLAAKAVVLAAVSFAAGVVVLSGVAAAAGWVRGDRPIPGFEASFTQQVPLLVCMGLSVTVVALVAFGLATLTRSTAGAVVAVAGLTFVLPTLALGFLPEPWNVRLARILPANLPDQLAGVAPDPDIPQGPFARSGGLPPLAALAVAVAYVVVTLGAAAVAFSRRDP
- a CDS encoding VIT1/CCC1 transporter family protein codes for the protein MTRAEIHHRHRDVTGGWLRPAVFGVMDGLVSNASLIAGVVGGGAGAKTVTVAGLAGLAAGAFSMATGEYTSVRSQSEMTLAEIAVERLEIARNPQAEEDELAALYESRGLTPELAREVARQLHSRDDVAWRVHAREELGVDPDDLPSPWLAAGSSFVAFSIGALVPVLPFLFGFTSVVAAIVLTALGLAGTGAVVGRLTSRSPLASGARQLLLGAAAAAVTFGIGHLVGATLT
- a CDS encoding alpha/beta fold hydrolase, whose amino-acid sequence is MKVRTGRAVVNGVTIAYDDAGAGEPLVLVHGHPFDRSMWAPQIAALAGPARRVVVPDLRGYGESGVVPGTTPLGAFARDIAALLDHLGLDRAVIGGLSMGGQIVMEFYRLFPERVRGLLLADTFAGADTAEGRRARRGQAERLLREGMGPYAEEVLTKMIAPYNVAARPEVAAHVLGMMRAAPPAGAAAALRGRAERPCYGDLLGTVTVPTLVVVGRDDEFTPVSDAEYMRDRVPGAALVVIEGAAHLPNLERPRRFNQALRGLLSAVEDAAALAS